Genomic segment of Streptomyces sp. NBC_01210:
TCAACAAGTGCGAAGATGGGTTCTCGGCAGGACAGGGCCCCACCACAGGGCCGAAAAAACAGCGGCCGAACACCAGCCGCCGCCCGGTCGTCGACGACCGGCGAACGGCGCACATGCATGGAGGACGTGACGTGGCGAACGACGCCAGCACCGTTTTCGACCTAGTGATCCTCGGCGGTGGTAGCGGCGGTTACGCTGCGGCGCTGCGTGGAGCTCAGCTGGGCCTGGACGTCGCCCTGATCGAGAAGGGCAAGGTCGGCGGCACCTGCCTGCACAACGGATGCATCCCGACGAAGGCACTGCTGCACGCCGGCGAGATCGCCGACCAGGCACGTGAGGCCGACCAGTTCGGTGTCAAGGCCACCTTCGAGGGCATCGACATCAAGGCCGTCCACAAGTACAAGGACGAGGTGATCTCGGGGCTCTACAAGGGTCTCCAGGGCCTGATCGCCTCCCGCAAGGTCACCTACATCGAGGGCGAGGGCCGACTGTCCTCCCCCACCTCCGTCGACGTCAACGGCCAGCGTGTCCAGGGCCGCCACGTCCTTCTCGCCACCGGCTCCGTACCGAAGTCGCTGCCGGGCCTGGAGATCGATGGAAACCGCATCATCTCCTCGGACCACGCGCTGACGCTGGACCGCGTCCCGCAGTCCGCGATCGTGCTGGGCGGCGGCGTCATCGGCGTCGAGTTCGCCTCCGCGTGGAAGTCCTTCGGCACCGATGTCACGGTCATCGAGGGTCTGAAGCACCTCGTGCCGGTCGAGGACGAGAGCAGCTCCAAGCTTCTTGAGCGCGCGTTCCGCAAGCGCGGCATCAAGTTCAACCTGGGCACCTTCTTCGAGAAGGCCGAGTACACCCAGGACGGTATCCGCGTCACGCTCGCCGACGGCAAGACCTTCGAGGCCGAGGTGCTGCTCGTCGCCGTCGGCCGCGGCCCGGTCTCCGCCGGTCTCGGTTACGAGGAGCAGGGCGTCGCGATGGACCGCGGCTATGTCCTGGTCGACGAGTACATGCAGACCAACGTGCCGACGATCTCGGCGGTCGGCGACCTCGTCCCGACCCTCCAGCTCGCGCACGTCGGCTTCGCCGAGGGCATCCTGGTCGCAGAGCGGCTCGCCGGTCTGAAGACCGTTCCGATCGACTACGACGGTGTGCCGCGGGTGACGTACTGCCACCCGGAGGTCGCCTCCGTCGGTATCACCGAGGCCAAGGCCAAGGAGATCTACGGCGCCGACAAGGTCGTCGCTCTGAAGTACAACCTCGCGGGCAACGGCAAGAGCAAGATCCTCAAGACCGCGGGCGAGATCAAGCTCGTCCAGGTCAAGGACGGTGCCGTGGTCGGCGTCCACATGGTCGGTGACCGTATGGGCGAGCAGGTCGGCGAGGCCCAGCTGATCTACAACTGGGAGGCTCTGCCGGCCGAGGTCGCGCAGCTCATCCACGCGCACCCGACGCAGAGCGAGGCGCTCGGCGAGGCCCACCTGGCCCTGGCCGGCAAGCCCCTGCACTCCCACGACTAGTAGTCCCGGGCGCGACGACCACTTCCGCACATTCGTAAGGAGCAACTGAAACCATGGCGGTTTCCGTAACCCTTCCGGCGCTCGGCGAGAGCGTCACCGAGGGCACTGTCACCCGCTGGCTGAAGGCCGAGGGAGAGCGCGTCGAGGCCGACGAGCCGCTGCTCGAGGTGTCGACCGACAAGGTCGACACCGAGATCCCCGCCCCGGCTGCCGGCATCCTCGCGTCCATCAAGGTCGCCGAGGACGAGACCGTTGAGGTCGGCGCCGAGCTGGCCATCATCGACGACGGCTCGGGCGCGCCCGCTGCCGCCCCGGCCCCGGCTGCTGCCGAGACCGCGGTGGCCGAGACCCCCGCGGCTCCGGCTCCGGCCGCGGAGGCCCCCGCGGCTCCGGCTCCGGCCGCCGAGCCCGCTCCGGCCTCTGCCCCCGCGGGCGGCGCCACCGGTACCGACGTCGTCCTTCCCGCGCTCGGCGAGAGCGTCACCGAGGGCACCGTCACCCGCTGGCTCAAGGAGGTCGGCGAGTCCGTCGAGGCCGACGAGCCGCTGCTCGAGGTCTCCACGGACAAGGTCGACACCGAGATCCCGGCCCCGACGTCCGGAGTGCTGCTGCAGATCGTGGTGGGCGAGGACGAGACCGCCGAGGTCGGCGCCAAGCTGGCAGTGATCGGCGCCCCGGGTGCCGCGCCTGCCGCCGCGCCCGCTCCGGCTGCCCCGGCCCCCGCCGCCGCTCCGGCCCCGGCTCCGGCCGCGACTGCTCCGGCCCCGGCTCCGGCCGCGACTGCTCCGGCCCCGGCTCCGGCCGCGCCTGCTCCGGCCGCTCCGGCTCCGGCGCCCGCTCCGGTCGCTCCGGCTCCGGCTGCCGCTCCCGCCCCGGCCGCCGTCGCTCCGGCTCCGGTGGCTCCGGCTCCGGTGGCTCCGGCCGCCCCCGCCGGTGACGACGGCGCCTACGTGACCCCCCTGGTCCGTAAGCTCGCCGCCGAGAACGGCGTGGACCTGTCCGCGGTCAAGGGCACCGGCGTCGGTGGCCGTATCCGCAAGCAGGACGTCATCGCCGCCGCGGAGGCTGCCAAGGCCGCCACCCCGGCCCCGGCCGCCGCCGCTCCGGCCGCCGTCTCGAAGGCCCCGGCCCTCGAGACGTCGCCGCTGCGCGGTCAGACGGTCAAGATGACCCGCATGCGCAAGGTCATCGGCGACAACATGATGAAGGCGCTGCACTCGCAGGCCCAGCTGACCTCGGTCGTCGAGGTCGACATCACCAAGCTGATGAAGCTGCGCAACCAGGCCAAGGACGCGTTCGCCGCCCGCGAGGGCGTCAAGCTCTCCCCGATGCCGTTCTTCGTGAAGGCCGCGGCCCAGGCGCTGAAGGCCTACCCGGTCGTCAATGCCCGGATCAACGAGGACGAGGGCACCATCACCTACTTCGACACCGAGAACATCGGTATCGCGGTGGACTCCGAAAAGGGTCTGATGACGCCGGTCATCAAGGGTGCCGGTGACCTCAACCTCGCCGGTATCTCCAAGAAGACCGCGGAGCTGGCGGGCAAGGTCCGCAGCAACAAGATCACCCCGGACGAGCTCTCCGGTGCGACCTTCACCATCAGCAACACCGGTTCGCGCGGTGCGCTGTTCGACACGGTCATCGTGCCGCCGAACCAGGTCGCCATCCTGGGCATCGGCGCCACCGTCAAGCGCCCGGCGATCATCGAGACCGCCGAGGGCACCGTCATCGGCATCCGCGACATGACGTACCTGGCTCTCTCCTACGACCACCGTCTGGTGGACGGCGCCGACGCGGCCCGCTACCTGACGGCCGTCAAGGCGATCCTGGAGGCGGGCGAGTTCGAGGTCGAGCTCGGCCTGTAAGGCTCACCAGCAGTACGACAGTGCCCCGTCCGGAACTCTCCGGGCGGGGCACTGTCGTGCTCACCAGGACTCACCGGACTCATCAGGCCTGCTCCGGCGCACCCTTGGGCAGCCTGCCGAGACCGGTCGCCGTATTGTCAGGGGTGCCTGTCGCCCCGGAGGAGCCCTCATGACCCCGCCCGTCATCCACTCGCTGCGCGAACAGATCCGCGAGCACATCGTGGAGGGGATCGTCAGCGGCCGCTGGAAGCCCGGCGAGCGGATCGTCGAGCGGCGGATCGCGACCGAGCTGGAGGTCTCCCAGACGCCGGTGCGCGAGGCGCTGCGCGAGCTGGAGAGTCTGCGGCTGATCGAGTCCGCGCCCAACAAGGGCGTACGCGTACGGAATCTCACCGCCGCGGATCTCGAGGAGAGCTATCCGGTGCGGGCCGGTCTCGAGCAGATCGCCGCCGAACTGGCGGCCGCGCGGCTGGCCCAGGACTGTTCCGCGCTGGAGCCGCATGTGGCGGCGCTGTACGAGGCGGACCTGGCCGGGGACTCGGCCGCACAGGTGCGGCACACCGTCGGCTTCCACCGGGAGCTGGTGCGGGCCGCCGGGAACAGCGTGCTGCTGCACACCTGGGAGGGGCTCGGCATCGAGGTGTTCACGGCGCTCTCGATCCGCTGGCTCGGCACGGTGCAGAAGTCGTACGCCGAGGAGCACCAGGCTCTGGTCGAGGCGTTCCGGCGCCAGGACCCGGAGATCGGCCCGCTGGTGAAGGCCCACGTCCTGGGCTGCGCCCCCCGCGCCTGACCCCCCGATCCGGCTGCGAACTCCCGCCCCGGGCCGGGCCCCGGCTCCAGCTCCCGCGCCTGACCCGGAACACGACAGCGCCACGCGCGCGGCCCGGCTGAGGCGGATCCGCGCCCCACCGGGGCTCGATCCCGACGCGCACAGGTGACGTCGCCCCCGCTCCGAGGTGCATGCGGCGCCCGAATCACCCCACTTCGATCCGGCACCCCGTGCCCCTTTTCGCGGCACCGAATGCCAATTTCTTCAGATTGAGAAGTTTCCCGCTCGAAGCTTTGATCGATCATCGATCAGCGACTTACAGTTGTCGCCGGGTTCACCAACCCCTCGCCCTGTCCTGCCAGACAAGGCTCCTTTCTCCACCCCCCTCCTGTCCGGAAGGCGGCGATCATGACCGACCCCGTAGGCAAGCTTCCGAGCGAGCTCGACCAGCTCCCGGACCGTGATGCCGAGGAAACCGCCGAGTGGGCGGCGTCCCTCGACGCCGTCACCGAGCACGCAGGACCGCACCGCGCCGCGTATCTGATGCGCCGTACCCTCCAGCACGCCGAGACGGCCGGAGTTCCCGTGCCCCGGCTGCTGGAGACGGACTACGTCAACACCATCCCCACCGCCGCCGAGCCCGCCTTCGACGGCGACGAGGCGATGGAAGCCCGCATCACCGCGTGGAACCGCTGGAACGCGGCCGCCATGGTCACCCGTGGCTCCCGCTTCGGCGTCGGCGGCCACATCGCCACCTTCGCCTCCGCAGCCTGGCTCTACGAGACCGGCTTCAACCAGTTCTTCCGCGGCAAGGAGGGTGACGGCTCCGGCGACCAGCTCTACATCCAGGGCCACGCCTCGCCCGGCATCTACGCCCGCGCCTTCCTCGACGGCCGCCTGTCCGAGCAGCAGCTCGACAACTTCCGGCAGGAGGCGGCCGGCAACGGACTGCCGTCCTACCCGCACCCGCGCCGGCTGCCCTGGCTGTGGGAGTTCCCCACCGTCTCCATGGGCCTCGGCCCGCTCTCCGCGATCTACCAGGCGCGCTTCAACCGCTACCTGGCCAACCGCAGCATCAAGGACACCGCGGGCTCGCACGTCTGGGCCTTCCTCGGCGACGGCGAGATGGACGAGCCCGAGTCGACCGCCGCCCTCGCCCTCGCGGCCCGTGAGCGTCTCGACAACCTGACCTTCGTCATCAACTGCAATCTGCAGCGCCTCGACGGTCCGGTCCGCGCCAACTTCCGTGTGGTGCAGGAGCTGGAGGCCCAGTTCCGCGGCGCGGGCTGGAATGTCATCAAGACGCTGTGGGGCTCCGCCTGGGACGAGCTGTTCCAGCTCGACACCACGGGCGCGCTGGTACGCCGGCTGCGCGAGGTGCCGGACGCCCAGTTCCAGACGTATGCGACGCGTGATGTGGCGTACATCCGCGAGCATTTCTTCGGCGCCGAGCCCGCGCTCGTCGAGCTGGCGAAGCTGATCGGCGACGCGAAGATCGCCGAGTGCTTCTACGCCTCCCGCGGCGGCCACGAGGCCCGGAAGGTGTACGCGGCGTACAAGGCGGCCGTCGAGCACAAGGGCGCGCCGACCGTGATCCTCGCGCAGACGGTGAAGGGCTACACGCTCGGCAAGGGCTTCGAGTCGAAGAACGCCAACCACCAGATGAAGAAGCTGACCATCGACGAGTTCAAGGGCATGCGTGACCTGCTCGGACTCCCGATCCCGGACAGTGCCTTCGCCGACGGCCTGGTGCCCTACGGCCACCCCGGCGCCGACTCCCCCGAGGTCCGCTACCTCCAGGAGCGCCGCGCGGCCCTCGGTGGCCCGGCCCCGGCCCGCCGCGTACAGGCGGTGGCGCTGCCCGCGCCCGAGGAGCGTGCCTTCAAGGCTCTCGAAAAGGGCTCCGGCAAGCAGGAGATGGCCACCACCATGGCCTTCGTACGCCTGGTGAAGGACCTGATGCGGGACAAGGAGACCGGCAAGCGCTGGGTTCCCATCGTCCCTGACGAGGCCCGCACCTTCGGTATGGAGTCGCTCTTCCCGTCGGCCGGCATCTACTCCCCGCTGGGCCAGACGTACGAGCCGGTCGACCGCGACCAGTTGATGTACTACAAGGAGGCCAAGGACGGCCAGATCCTCAACGAGGGGATCACCGAGGCCGGCGCCATGGCCGACTTCATCGCCGCCGCCACGTCGTACGCGACGCACGGCGAGCCGATGATCCCGTTCTACATCTTCTACTCGATGTTCGGCTGGCAGCGCACGGCCGACCAGATGTGGCAGCTTGCCGACCAGCTCGGCAAGGGCTTCATCGTCGGCGCGACCGCCGGCCGTACGACGCTGACCGGCGAGGGCCTGCAGCACGCGGACGGCCACTCGCAGCTGATCGCGGCCACGAACCCGGCGTCGCTCAACTACGACCCGGCCTTCGCGTACGAGATCGCCGTCATCGTCAAGGACGGTCTGCGCCGGATGTACGGCCCCGAGGCCGAGAACGTCTTCTACTACCTGACCGTCTACAACGAGCCGAAGCCGCAGCCCGCGATGCCGGAGGGTGTCGAGGAGGGGATCCTGCGCGGTCTCTACCGATTCAAGGAGGGCGTGGCCCAGGCCGCGGACTCCCCGCGGCTGCAGCTGCTGGCCTCCGGCACGGCGATCCACTGGGCCCTCGAGGCGCAGCGACTGCTCAGCTCCGACTGGGGAGTTACGGCCGATGTCTGGTCCGCGACCTCGTGGGGCGAGCTGCGCCGTGACGCGCTGGAGTGCGACGAAGCACTGCTGCGCGGCGAGCAGCGCATTCCGTACGTCACCCAGGCGCTGGAGGGTGCTCCGGGCCCGGTGCTCGCGGTCAGCGACTGGATGCGCCAGGTTCCGGACCAGATCAGCCAGTGGGTCGAGCAGGACTACTCCTCGCTCGGCACGGACGGTTTCGGTCTCTCGGACACGCGTGACGCGGCCCGCCGTCACTTCGGCGTCGACGCCCCGTCGATCACGGTCGCGGCGCTGGCCCAGCTGGCCAGGCGCGGCGAGGTCCCGGCCTCGGCCGTGAAGGAAGCGCGCGAGCGCTACGGCCTCTGACCTCTGCCGACGTACGACGGAACCCCCGGTGGCCGCTCGGCCGCCGGGGGTTCCGGCGTAGGTGATCCTTGACCCTGACACCGTGTGAAGCCGTGCACTAGGGGGCGTCATGTTCACCATCGGAGACTTCGCCAGGCACGGCCGTGTGTCGGCCCGCATGCTGCGTCACTACGACGCGATCGGGCTGCTGCGTCCCGCGCGGACAGATCCGTTCAGCGGCTACCGCCACTACGCGGCGGCCCAGCTCGCGCAGCTCAACCGCATCATCGCTCTGAAGGATCTCGGCTTCACGCTGCAACAGGTGCAGGAGATCCTGGAGGACCGGGTGAGTACGGAGGAGCTGCGCGGGATGCTCACCCTGCGGCAGGCGGAGCTGGAAGCGGCGATGGCCGCGTCGGCCGCGCGGCTGGCCCAGGTCGAGGCGAGGCTCCGGTCGATCGAGAGCGAGGGGCACATGCCCAGTCAGGACGTCATCGTCAAGAGCATCCCCGCGGTACGGGTGGCCGAGCTGACCGCCACCGCGGCAGGTTACGAACCCGAGCACATCAGCCCGGTCATCAGCCCTCTCTACGACGAGCTGTTCAAGCGTCTGGAGGCGGTCGGCGTGACTCCGACGGGGCCCGGCATCGCCTACTACGAGGATGCGCCCGAGGGCGACGGCGCGATCCTGGTGCACGCGGGAGTGACGGTCGCGGCCGGTCCGCAGCCCGGCCAGGACTTCGAGATCGTCGATCTGCCGGCCATCGAGCGGGCCGCGACGATCGTGCACCGCGGCCCGATGGACGCGATCGTGCCGACGGCCCAGAACCTGGCCCGCTGGATCGACGCGGGCGACCACCGCTCGGCGGGGTACGCGCGCGAGGTCAACCTCGAATGCCCGGCGGACCGCGAGAAGTGGGTGACCGAGCTGCAGGAGCCGCTGGCCTGACCTCCGTCGGCGCCCGTGGCCCGAGTGGCTCCGTCATCATGGGGGCATGCGTGCTGCCCGGCTGATCAAGATGGTGCTGCTCCTCCAGGCCAGGCCCTCCATGACCGGCGCCGAGCTGGCGCGCGAACTGGAAGTGTCGGAGCGGACCATCACCCGGGACGCCCTCGCGCTGTCGGAGGCCGGTGTCCCGGTCTACGCCGACCGGGGCCGGGCCGGCGGCTACCGGCTGGTCGGCGGCTACCGCACCCGGCTCACCGGGCTCGGGCGCAGTGAGGCCGAGGCCCTCTTCCTCTCCGGGCTCCCGGGCGCGCTGCGGGAGATGGGGCTCGAGGACGCGGCGTCCGCGGCACGCCTGAAGGTGTCCGCGGCGCTGCTGCCCTCGCTGAGCGGCGCCTCCGATTCGGCGGCGCAGCGGTTCCATCTGGACGCGCCCGGCTGGTACCAGGAGCCCGAGACGCCGGAGCTGCTGCCCGCGGTCGCCGAGGCGGTGTGGGACGACCGCCGTATCAAGGCCCGTTATCGACGCCGGGACGCCGAGGTGGAGCGGGAGTTGGAGCCGTACGGACTGGTGCTCAAGGCGGGCGTCTGGTACCTGTGCGCCCGCGCCCGCACGGCCTTCCGGGTGTACCGGATCGACCGGTTCACAGCGGTGGACGTGGGCGGCGAACTCTTCGACCGCGACGAGGACTTCGACCTGCCCGCCTTCTGGGAGGAGCGCGCGGCCCAGTTCGTACGCTCCATCCTCCGTGCCGAAGTGGTGGTCCGGGTCACGGAGGCGGGCGCGCGGCGGCTGCCGTACGTCACGGACCGGGCGGCGGCCCGCGAGGCGCTGGCGGCGGCGGAAGGGCCGGACGGGCAGGGCCGGGTGACGCTCACTCTGCCGGTGGAGTCCCATGAGGTCGCGTACGGGCAGTTGTTCGCGCTGGGACCGGAGGTGGAGCTGCTGGAGCCGCCGGAGCTGCGTGCTCTGTTCGCCGAGTCGGCGGAGCGGGCCGCCCAGCTCTACAGATAGCCGCGCTACCTGTAATCAGCCAAGGAGGGATCCGCCCCCGCCGCCTCCTGGAGCATGAAGGCCCAGACGTCCGGCCTACTGCCGTCCGTGTCCGTGAAGCCGTACTCCTTGGCCAGCGCTCCGCTGGAGAGCGACTGTCCGTTCCAGCGGGCCCGCTCCGGGTCGGCGGCGAGCGCCGCGACTCCCCGGCCGAGATAGACCGGCGACTCGGAGAGCGCCCAGTGCGGCTGCTTCTCGATCCCGTCGCGCCAGGTCTCTTGGGTGAGGCCGAAGATGTCGAGCATCTCCTCGGAACGGATGAAGCCCGGGGTGACCGCCACCGCCGTGCAGCCCACGCTCTTCAGCTCCTCGCCCAGAATGAAGGCCATCCGGATCGGGGCGTTCTTGGCGAGGTCGTAGTAGAAGTTCTCGCGGAAGCCCTTGTTCGTCTCGGCCGTGCCGTCCGTGACCTCGATGACCAGGCCGCCGGGCTGCCGCACCAGCAGGGGAAGCGCGATGCTGCTGGTGATGATGTGGCTCTTCGCGCCGAGTTCGAGCATCCGCAGCCCGCGGTCCAGGTCGACGTCCCACATCTTCGTGTTGAAGTCGAGCAGGTGATTGCCGCCCCAGATGTCGTTGACCAGGATGTCGAGCCGGCTGTGGTCCCTCTCGATCCGCCCGACCAGCGCCCGCACCTGCTCCGGCTCCAGATGGTCCGTCGGTACGGCGATGGCCTCGCCGTCCGCCGCCGTGACCAGTTCCGCCGTCTCCTCGATGGTCTCGGTCGCCCGGCCGACCTCGCTGACCTGCGCTCGGGTGGTCCGTCCCGTCACATACACGGTCGCGCCTGCGGCGCCCAGCTGTACCGCGATGGCGCGGCCCGCGCCACGGGTCGCGCCCGCGACCAGTGCGATCTTCCCTGCCAGTGGTTTCCCTGCCGGTGGTGTGTCCGTCGTCATACGCCGACCGTCGCACGGATACCCGACATCCTCTGTCCGCCATTCAAAAGAGTCAGCATTTCGGCGGCTCCGCGTGCGCCGCCCCCCGCCAACCACGATGCTTGTCCCGTGATGGACGAGACGGAGTTCTGGGAGATCATCGACAGCACCCGCGAGGCTGCCGAGGGTGACCCCGAGGATCATGCCGATCTGATGGTCGAGCGGCTGCTGCAGCTCGACCCCGACTCCGTGCTGGACTTCGCCCGGCACTTCGAGGCCCGCTACAACCGCGCGTACCAC
This window contains:
- the lpdA gene encoding dihydrolipoyl dehydrogenase, with the protein product MANDASTVFDLVILGGGSGGYAAALRGAQLGLDVALIEKGKVGGTCLHNGCIPTKALLHAGEIADQAREADQFGVKATFEGIDIKAVHKYKDEVISGLYKGLQGLIASRKVTYIEGEGRLSSPTSVDVNGQRVQGRHVLLATGSVPKSLPGLEIDGNRIISSDHALTLDRVPQSAIVLGGGVIGVEFASAWKSFGTDVTVIEGLKHLVPVEDESSSKLLERAFRKRGIKFNLGTFFEKAEYTQDGIRVTLADGKTFEAEVLLVAVGRGPVSAGLGYEEQGVAMDRGYVLVDEYMQTNVPTISAVGDLVPTLQLAHVGFAEGILVAERLAGLKTVPIDYDGVPRVTYCHPEVASVGITEAKAKEIYGADKVVALKYNLAGNGKSKILKTAGEIKLVQVKDGAVVGVHMVGDRMGEQVGEAQLIYNWEALPAEVAQLIHAHPTQSEALGEAHLALAGKPLHSHD
- the sucB gene encoding 2-oxoglutarate dehydrogenase, E2 component, dihydrolipoamide succinyltransferase, yielding MAVSVTLPALGESVTEGTVTRWLKAEGERVEADEPLLEVSTDKVDTEIPAPAAGILASIKVAEDETVEVGAELAIIDDGSGAPAAAPAPAAAETAVAETPAAPAPAAEAPAAPAPAAEPAPASAPAGGATGTDVVLPALGESVTEGTVTRWLKEVGESVEADEPLLEVSTDKVDTEIPAPTSGVLLQIVVGEDETAEVGAKLAVIGAPGAAPAAAPAPAAPAPAAAPAPAPAATAPAPAPAATAPAPAPAAPAPAAPAPAPAPVAPAPAAAPAPAAVAPAPVAPAPVAPAAPAGDDGAYVTPLVRKLAAENGVDLSAVKGTGVGGRIRKQDVIAAAEAAKAATPAPAAAAPAAVSKAPALETSPLRGQTVKMTRMRKVIGDNMMKALHSQAQLTSVVEVDITKLMKLRNQAKDAFAAREGVKLSPMPFFVKAAAQALKAYPVVNARINEDEGTITYFDTENIGIAVDSEKGLMTPVIKGAGDLNLAGISKKTAELAGKVRSNKITPDELSGATFTISNTGSRGALFDTVIVPPNQVAILGIGATVKRPAIIETAEGTVIGIRDMTYLALSYDHRLVDGADAARYLTAVKAILEAGEFEVELGL
- a CDS encoding GntR family transcriptional regulator; this translates as MTPPVIHSLREQIREHIVEGIVSGRWKPGERIVERRIATELEVSQTPVREALRELESLRLIESAPNKGVRVRNLTAADLEESYPVRAGLEQIAAELAAARLAQDCSALEPHVAALYEADLAGDSAAQVRHTVGFHRELVRAAGNSVLLHTWEGLGIEVFTALSIRWLGTVQKSYAEEHQALVEAFRRQDPEIGPLVKAHVLGCAPRA
- the aceE gene encoding pyruvate dehydrogenase (acetyl-transferring), homodimeric type gives rise to the protein MTDPVGKLPSELDQLPDRDAEETAEWAASLDAVTEHAGPHRAAYLMRRTLQHAETAGVPVPRLLETDYVNTIPTAAEPAFDGDEAMEARITAWNRWNAAAMVTRGSRFGVGGHIATFASAAWLYETGFNQFFRGKEGDGSGDQLYIQGHASPGIYARAFLDGRLSEQQLDNFRQEAAGNGLPSYPHPRRLPWLWEFPTVSMGLGPLSAIYQARFNRYLANRSIKDTAGSHVWAFLGDGEMDEPESTAALALAARERLDNLTFVINCNLQRLDGPVRANFRVVQELEAQFRGAGWNVIKTLWGSAWDELFQLDTTGALVRRLREVPDAQFQTYATRDVAYIREHFFGAEPALVELAKLIGDAKIAECFYASRGGHEARKVYAAYKAAVEHKGAPTVILAQTVKGYTLGKGFESKNANHQMKKLTIDEFKGMRDLLGLPIPDSAFADGLVPYGHPGADSPEVRYLQERRAALGGPAPARRVQAVALPAPEERAFKALEKGSGKQEMATTMAFVRLVKDLMRDKETGKRWVPIVPDEARTFGMESLFPSAGIYSPLGQTYEPVDRDQLMYYKEAKDGQILNEGITEAGAMADFIAAATSYATHGEPMIPFYIFYSMFGWQRTADQMWQLADQLGKGFIVGATAGRTTLTGEGLQHADGHSQLIAATNPASLNYDPAFAYEIAVIVKDGLRRMYGPEAENVFYYLTVYNEPKPQPAMPEGVEEGILRGLYRFKEGVAQAADSPRLQLLASGTAIHWALEAQRLLSSDWGVTADVWSATSWGELRRDALECDEALLRGEQRIPYVTQALEGAPGPVLAVSDWMRQVPDQISQWVEQDYSSLGTDGFGLSDTRDAARRHFGVDAPSITVAALAQLARRGEVPASAVKEARERYGL
- a CDS encoding MerR family transcriptional regulator, which translates into the protein MFTIGDFARHGRVSARMLRHYDAIGLLRPARTDPFSGYRHYAAAQLAQLNRIIALKDLGFTLQQVQEILEDRVSTEELRGMLTLRQAELEAAMAASAARLAQVEARLRSIESEGHMPSQDVIVKSIPAVRVAELTATAAGYEPEHISPVISPLYDELFKRLEAVGVTPTGPGIAYYEDAPEGDGAILVHAGVTVAAGPQPGQDFEIVDLPAIERAATIVHRGPMDAIVPTAQNLARWIDAGDHRSAGYAREVNLECPADREKWVTELQEPLA
- a CDS encoding helix-turn-helix transcriptional regulator translates to MRAARLIKMVLLLQARPSMTGAELARELEVSERTITRDALALSEAGVPVYADRGRAGGYRLVGGYRTRLTGLGRSEAEALFLSGLPGALREMGLEDAASAARLKVSAALLPSLSGASDSAAQRFHLDAPGWYQEPETPELLPAVAEAVWDDRRIKARYRRRDAEVERELEPYGLVLKAGVWYLCARARTAFRVYRIDRFTAVDVGGELFDRDEDFDLPAFWEERAAQFVRSILRAEVVVRVTEAGARRLPYVTDRAAAREALAAAEGPDGQGRVTLTLPVESHEVAYGQLFALGPEVELLEPPELRALFAESAERAAQLYR
- a CDS encoding SDR family oxidoreductase, which translates into the protein MTTDTPPAGKPLAGKIALVAGATRGAGRAIAVQLGAAGATVYVTGRTTRAQVSEVGRATETIEETAELVTAADGEAIAVPTDHLEPEQVRALVGRIERDHSRLDILVNDIWGGNHLLDFNTKMWDVDLDRGLRMLELGAKSHIITSSIALPLLVRQPGGLVIEVTDGTAETNKGFRENFYYDLAKNAPIRMAFILGEELKSVGCTAVAVTPGFIRSEEMLDIFGLTQETWRDGIEKQPHWALSESPVYLGRGVAALAADPERARWNGQSLSSGALAKEYGFTDTDGSRPDVWAFMLQEAAGADPSLADYR